The Alkalispirillum mobile genome has a segment encoding these proteins:
- the rsmB gene encoding 16S rRNA (cytosine(967)-C(5))-methyltransferase RsmB translates to MARRGAGQPVRLRAVRCLGEVLDRRASLDQALPRAQQGLSGQDAALLAELCYGVLRWHDRLQALALRLLDKPLRRKEAELQRLVLVGLYQLLDMRIPPHAAVAETVAVAPRLGKGWARGLVNAVLRRAQREADRILPELDADPALRYALPAWLLTTLQQDWPEDWRTLAAAGQARPPMTLRINLDRWSRDQALDALAGAGHPARPSEWTATAVTLEQPAAVEQLPGFMDGRLSVQDEAAQWAAPLLACRPGDRVLDACAAPGGKTGHLFETCPEADITALDISERRLEQVRANLARLGGEARCLAADAAQPEEWWDGRPFQRILLDAPCSGTGVLRRHPDIRHLRRPDDIPRLADGQRRLLEALWGLLAPGGRLVYATCSVLKAENSQVVTDFLQAHPEAQLLSPDWPPGFPVDQGQIPAGGGGMDGFFYACLHRP, encoded by the coding sequence ATGGCGCGGCGCGGTGCCGGGCAGCCGGTACGCCTGCGGGCGGTGCGTTGCCTGGGCGAGGTGCTGGACCGGCGTGCCTCCCTGGACCAGGCGCTGCCCCGGGCCCAGCAGGGCCTGTCGGGTCAGGACGCCGCCCTGCTGGCGGAACTCTGTTACGGGGTCCTACGCTGGCATGACCGGTTGCAGGCCCTGGCGCTGCGCCTGCTGGACAAGCCGCTGCGCCGCAAGGAGGCAGAGCTGCAGCGGCTGGTGCTGGTCGGCCTCTACCAGCTTCTGGACATGCGCATCCCGCCCCATGCCGCGGTGGCCGAAACGGTGGCAGTGGCGCCCCGGCTGGGCAAGGGCTGGGCCCGGGGGCTGGTCAATGCGGTGCTGCGCCGTGCCCAGCGCGAAGCCGACCGGATACTGCCGGAACTGGATGCCGACCCCGCCCTGCGTTACGCCCTCCCGGCGTGGCTGCTGACCACCCTGCAGCAGGACTGGCCCGAGGACTGGCGGACGCTGGCCGCTGCCGGTCAGGCGCGGCCGCCCATGACGCTCCGGATCAATCTCGACCGCTGGTCCCGTGACCAGGCGCTGGACGCCCTGGCCGGGGCGGGCCATCCGGCCCGGCCCAGTGAATGGACAGCTACGGCGGTCACGCTGGAACAGCCGGCGGCGGTGGAGCAGCTGCCCGGGTTCATGGACGGGCGGCTGTCGGTGCAGGACGAGGCGGCGCAGTGGGCGGCGCCACTGCTGGCCTGCCGGCCCGGCGACCGGGTGCTGGACGCCTGCGCCGCCCCCGGCGGCAAGACCGGGCACCTGTTCGAGACCTGCCCGGAGGCGGACATCACCGCCCTGGACATCAGCGAGCGCCGGCTGGAGCAGGTGCGCGCCAACCTGGCGCGCCTCGGCGGCGAGGCCCGTTGCCTGGCGGCCGATGCGGCGCAGCCGGAGGAGTGGTGGGATGGCCGCCCCTTCCAGCGCATCCTGCTGGACGCCCCCTGTTCCGGCACCGGCGTCCTCCGCCGACACCCGGATATCCGCCATCTGCGCCGGCCCGACGACATCCCGCGGTTGGCCGACGGCCAGCGTCGGCTGCTCGAGGCCCTGTGGGGCTTGCTGGCCCCGGGGGGGCGGCTCGTTTACGCTACCTGTTCAGTGCTGAAGGCCGAAAACAGCCAGGTGGTGACGGACTTTCTGCAGGCGCACCCGGAGGCGCAACTGCTTTCCCCCGACTGGCCACCGGGGTTTCCGGTCGATCAAGGGCAGATCCCCGCCGGTGGCGGGGGCATGGATGGGTTCTTCTACGCGTGTCTGCACAGGCCATGA